One genomic region from Eptesicus fuscus isolate TK198812 chromosome 4, DD_ASM_mEF_20220401, whole genome shotgun sequence encodes:
- the BASP1 gene encoding brain acid soluble protein 1: MGGKLSKKKKGYNVNDEKAKDKDKKAEGAGTEEEGTPKENETQAAGETPGVKEGKEEKAEKDAQDAANKPEDKEGEKDTDAAKADAPKAEPEQTEGAAEGKPEPPKDAEQAATSGPAAGDAPKAPEAEAPAEPATATKVDDKSQEGGEPTKTEAPAAPASQETKSDGAPASDSKPSSTEAAPSSKETPAATEAPSSTPKAQAPAAPAAPADEVKPAEAPAMNSDQTVAVKE; the protein is encoded by the coding sequence ATGGGAGGCAAGCTGAGCAAGAAGAAGAAGGGGTACAATGTGAATGATGAGAAGGCCAAGGACAAAGACAAGAAGGCCGAAGGAGCGGGGACGGAAGAGGAGGGGACCCCGAAGGAGAATGAGACCCAGGCGGCTGGGGAGACCCCCGGAGTGAAGGAGGGCAAGGAGGAGAAGGCGGAGAAGGATGCCCAGGATGCTGCCAACAAGCCTGAAGACAAGGAAGGCGAGAAAGACACAGACGCGGCCAAGGCGGATGCTCCGAAGGCAGAGCCTGAGCAGACGGAGGGAGCAGCCGAGGGGAAGCCGGAGCCCCCGAAGGATGCGGAGCAGGCGGCCACCTCGGGCCCCGCCGCAGGCGATGCCCCCAAGGCTCCCGAGGCCGAGGCCCCTGCGGAACCCGCGACCGCCACCAAGGTGGATGACaagagccaggagggaggggaaccCACAAAGACTGAGGCTCCCGCGGCTCCTGCCTCGCAGGAAACGAAAAGTGACGGGGCCCCAGCTTCAGACTCAAAACCCAGCAGCACTGAGGCTGCCCCATCGTCCAAGGAGACCCCAGCAGCCACGGAAGCACCCAGCTCCACGCCCAAGGCCCAGGCCCCCGCAGCTCCCGCAGCCCCCGCAGACGAGGTCAAACCTGCCGAGGCCCCGGCCATGAATTCCGATCAAACCGTGGCGGTGAAAGAGTAA